A part of Candidatus Electrothrix aestuarii genomic DNA contains:
- a CDS encoding WecB/TagA/CpsF family glycosyltransferase produces the protein MRHYKILGVKVTCAFMQEIHDKISGIIEHDSPGFVLSSNIHGINHACNDPRLRNFYNQADMVPIDGHGVIWGGKILGYNLYERLTWADWVWPLTDYITEKKYSLFLLGGPEGLAEKVAFRLKAHAPELNIVGMHHGYFQKHGPENDAVLQKINDAAPDIIWIGMGMPIQENWLMDNHPKLNVKVYMICGGAFKHMAGLLKRSPQLFINLHMEWLWLFLQDPKRGYKRYLIGNPLFILNVLREKCGLYRNKNNSTNEVT, from the coding sequence ATGCGACACTACAAAATACTTGGAGTTAAAGTAACTTGCGCTTTCATGCAGGAAATTCATGACAAAATCAGCGGAATTATTGAACACGACAGCCCTGGTTTTGTGCTTTCATCGAATATCCACGGTATAAATCATGCTTGTAATGACCCTCGCTTACGTAATTTTTATAATCAGGCCGACATGGTTCCCATTGACGGGCACGGTGTGATCTGGGGAGGGAAAATCCTGGGCTACAATCTTTATGAGCGCTTGACTTGGGCTGATTGGGTATGGCCGCTGACTGACTATATCACTGAAAAAAAATATAGCCTTTTCCTGTTGGGGGGTCCTGAAGGACTGGCCGAAAAAGTTGCCTTCCGCTTAAAGGCGCATGCTCCTGAATTGAATATTGTCGGAATGCATCATGGGTATTTCCAGAAACATGGGCCAGAGAACGATGCCGTTCTTCAAAAAATTAACGATGCAGCACCCGATATTATATGGATAGGTATGGGAATGCCGATCCAGGAGAACTGGCTTATGGATAATCATCCAAAGCTCAATGTAAAGGTATATATGATTTGCGGTGGTGCCTTTAAGCATATGGCGGGCTTGTTAAAGAGAAGCCCGCAGCTTTTCATCAATCTTCATATGGAATGGCTTTGGCTATTTCTGCAAGATCCTAAAAGAGGGTACAAACGCTACCTAATTGGTAACCCTTTATTTATTTTAAATGTATTGCGTGAAAAATGTGGCTTATACCGTAACAAAAATAACTCGACGAATGAGGTAACATGA